In Anaerolineales bacterium, one DNA window encodes the following:
- the cofC gene encoding 2-phospho-L-lactate guanylyltransferase, which produces MTLWAIVPVKPLRRGKSRLAGTLTEDERTVLNQELLERTLKTLSPLKELDQILVVSRDPHALTIARNHGAKTVQEDGQPHLNTALARATVVAQVHSTQGVLILPADLPLLTADDVLTLIDRAAKPPVVVIAPDRHGKGTNALLMVPAGLIEYDFGENSFQRHCERAKKAGAKLEIVELPSLGLDLDLPEDLEMIRKLEAEKV; this is translated from the coding sequence ATGACACTTTGGGCTATCGTGCCTGTTAAACCACTGCGGCGGGGAAAATCCCGCCTGGCTGGAACGCTGACGGAAGACGAAAGAACGGTATTAAATCAGGAGTTGTTGGAGCGTACCCTTAAGACGCTCTCTCCTTTAAAGGAACTGGACCAGATATTGGTGGTGAGCCGTGACCCGCATGCACTAACCATCGCGCGCAATCACGGCGCAAAGACCGTGCAGGAGGATGGGCAGCCGCATTTAAATACAGCCCTGGCGCGCGCGACCGTTGTGGCACAAGTCCATTCCACGCAGGGAGTTTTGATCCTGCCTGCCGACCTACCCCTCCTGACAGCCGATGATGTGCTGACCCTGATCGACCGCGCGGCAAAACCGCCAGTGGTGGTCATCGCGCCGGACCGTCACGGCAAGGGAACGAACGCGCTGTTGATGGTTCCCGCCGGGTTGATCGAGTACGATTTCGGTGAAAATTCGTTCCAGCGCCATTGCGAACGCGCAAAAAAGGCGGGGGCAAAACTGGAGATTGTCGAATTGCCGTCGCTCGGTCTGGACCTCGACCTGCCGGAAGACCTGGAGATGATACGCAAACTGGAAGCCGAAAAAGTATAG
- a CDS encoding ATP-binding cassette domain-containing protein has translation MINISSLAFHYPEHTPLFENFNLRIQHGETWAILGPSGCGKTTLLYLLAGLRLPDCGHIEIDGEVLTRPRPRSGLILQDYGLLPWETVRDNVELGLRVRKFYGADGKHSPLDFQPDKGIPYWLERLGIDKVADKYPAQISGGQRQRAAIARTLVLSPNLLLMDEPFSSLDAVTREDSQSLTLELCREQGITLVIVTHAIEEAAIMGQTILLLGAPPNRKPMVFENPHAGKKVVRNIAEWRDLCDRLWQEMQRQAATIQQQAGDT, from the coding sequence ATGATAAACATTTCCTCCCTCGCGTTCCATTACCCTGAGCATACTCCGCTGTTCGAGAATTTCAACTTGCGCATCCAGCATGGGGAGACCTGGGCGATCCTTGGTCCATCGGGATGCGGCAAAACGACCCTGCTATATCTCTTGGCGGGTTTGCGCCTGCCTGACTGTGGACACATCGAAATTGATGGGGAAGTCCTCACCCGCCCCCGCCCGCGCAGTGGATTAATTTTGCAGGATTACGGCTTGCTCCCGTGGGAGACGGTTCGAGACAACGTGGAGCTTGGTTTGCGCGTCCGCAAATTTTACGGCGCAGACGGCAAACACTCCCCGCTGGATTTTCAGCCAGACAAGGGTATTCCCTATTGGCTGGAACGCTTGGGAATTGACAAGGTAGCCGATAAATACCCCGCTCAAATCTCGGGCGGACAACGTCAACGCGCCGCGATTGCCCGCACCCTGGTGCTCTCCCCCAACCTGCTGTTGATGGACGAGCCGTTCTCCTCGCTCGATGCTGTCACCCGTGAAGACTCGCAATCGCTGACTCTCGAACTGTGCAGGGAGCAGGGCATTACGCTGGTCATCGTCACCCACGCGATTGAAGAAGCAGCGATCATGGGACAAACAATCCTCCTGCTCGGTGCGCCGCCGAATCGCAAGCCGATGGTGTTTGAAAATCCACATGCGGGGAAGAAAGTTGTGCGAAACATCGCAGAATGGCGCGACCTGTGCGACCGCTTATGGCAGGAAATGCAAAGACAAGCCGCAACCATTCAACAACAGGCAGGTGACACGTGA
- a CDS encoding TIGR03618 family F420-dependent PPOX class oxidoreductase produces MTFPEKYSDLFKDETKAILFLATVNANGSPQLTPVWFSTDGEYILVNTNEGRLKDRNMKERPGVAMVLQDPNDPYRYLGMRGRVVSHTTEGADNHIDRLSHIYYGKPWTYREGQKRIIFKIQPTHFDQH; encoded by the coding sequence ATGACGTTCCCGGAAAAATACAGTGACCTGTTTAAAGATGAAACCAAAGCCATTCTTTTTCTTGCAACTGTTAACGCGAACGGCAGCCCGCAGCTCACGCCCGTCTGGTTCAGCACGGACGGTGAATACATTCTCGTCAATACCAACGAGGGGCGCCTTAAGGATCGCAACATGAAGGAACGTCCAGGTGTCGCAATGGTGCTTCAAGATCCGAACGATCCCTACCGTTATCTCGGGATGCGCGGCAGGGTTGTCTCCCACACCACGGAAGGTGCGGACAATCACATCGACCGCCTCTCGCACATCTACTACGGCAAACCGTGGACATACCGTGAGGGACAAAAGCGGATCATTTTCAAGATTCAGCCGACTCACTTTGACCAACACTAA
- a CDS encoding LLM class flavin-dependent oxidoreductase: MTKERVALYLQDSHDLRDGLEYAKYAEEKGFEAVWQAESRLVRDAIVPMAGYAAVTNRIKVGSGVINNWTRNIGLLASTFLTLDDLAPNRIICGIGAWWDPLAKNVGIDRKKPLLAMRETVEVMRRLLNMERVTFHGEFHHVDGIELDVVHGRREPRNIPIMIGATGDKMMELTGEIADGAVLNYCVAPDYNDNAMELLHNGLKKSGRKMEDFDRPQLIVCSVDEDHDKAIEYTKELLCQYLAQQPHIAKASNVSDDVIQNIQSILGWPATKEQINKAKHFVPDELVHKITASGTPVEAKAKVKEYEKRGCTCPILYPVGGNFKLLIDTFAQA, translated from the coding sequence ATGACGAAAGAACGTGTTGCACTTTATTTGCAGGATTCTCACGACCTGCGTGACGGGCTGGAATATGCAAAGTACGCGGAAGAAAAAGGCTTTGAAGCCGTCTGGCAGGCCGAGTCACGCCTGGTGCGTGATGCAATTGTGCCGATGGCTGGGTACGCTGCAGTGACGAATCGCATCAAGGTCGGTTCCGGTGTGATCAACAACTGGACCCGCAACATCGGCCTGCTCGCCTCCACCTTCCTGACGCTTGACGATCTTGCCCCAAACCGAATCATCTGCGGCATCGGTGCCTGGTGGGATCCACTAGCCAAGAACGTGGGGATCGACCGCAAAAAGCCCCTGCTCGCCATGCGCGAAACGGTTGAGGTGATGCGCCGCTTGTTGAATATGGAACGCGTCACGTTTCACGGCGAGTTCCATCACGTGGATGGGATCGAACTGGACGTGGTGCATGGACGCCGCGAACCGCGCAACATTCCAATCATGATCGGTGCGACGGGCGACAAGATGATGGAATTGACGGGTGAGATCGCCGACGGCGCGGTGTTGAACTACTGCGTTGCCCCCGATTACAACGACAATGCCATGGAATTGCTTCACAACGGCTTGAAAAAATCGGGGCGTAAGATGGAGGATTTCGACCGTCCGCAATTGATCGTGTGCTCGGTGGATGAAGACCACGATAAGGCCATCGAATACACCAAGGAATTGCTTTGCCAATATCTCGCACAACAGCCGCATATCGCCAAGGCGTCCAACGTTTCGGATGATGTCATCCAGAATATTCAGTCCATTTTGGGATGGCCCGCCACGAAGGAACAGATCAACAAAGCCAAGCATTTCGTCCCGGATGAGTTAGTTCACAAGATCACCGCTTCAGGTACGCCCGTCGAAGCCAAAGCCAAGGTGAAGGAATACGAGAAACGCGGATGCACCTGTCCGATCCTCTACCCCGTTGGCGGAAATTTCAAACTGCTCATTGATACGTTCGCGCAAGCGTAA
- a CDS encoding ABC transporter permease — protein MKRHDILFAVLALVAIWQVAAMLVRLPILPAPLTAFAVLARELQRDLPTHFGVSLWRVTVGMLISVMIAAPAGLAIGGSKRLNRLFSPIIYLLYPIPKVVFVPVVILFLGIGDISKITIMVLILFFQIVVLVRDQAAGLAPQLIQSLQSLGAGRRALFRYVYLPASLPAILTALRQSIGTAVAVLYITELSATKYGLGYYIYYNGSTLLDYPAMYAGVIAMSVLGLGMYFSVDWLERKWCGWKFVS, from the coding sequence GTGAAGCGGCACGATATCCTTTTTGCGGTGCTGGCGTTGGTTGCTATCTGGCAGGTGGCGGCGATGCTCGTCCGCCTGCCGATTCTGCCCGCCCCACTGACCGCGTTCGCCGTGCTGGCGCGCGAACTGCAACGCGACCTGCCCACCCATTTTGGAGTCAGTCTGTGGCGCGTCACTGTGGGGATGTTGATCTCGGTGATGATCGCGGCTCCCGCAGGGCTGGCAATCGGCGGGTCGAAGCGCTTGAACCGCCTGTTCTCCCCCATTATTTATTTGCTATATCCAATTCCCAAAGTGGTCTTCGTGCCTGTGGTGATTCTCTTTCTCGGCATCGGAGATATCTCGAAGATCACCATCATGGTATTGATCCTGTTCTTCCAGATCGTGGTGCTCGTCCGCGACCAGGCGGCGGGGTTGGCACCGCAGTTGATCCAAAGCCTGCAAAGTTTGGGCGCGGGGCGGCGGGCACTCTTCCGCTACGTGTATTTGCCTGCCAGCCTGCCCGCCATTTTGACCGCGCTGCGCCAATCCATTGGGACGGCAGTGGCGGTGTTATACATCACGGAACTTTCCGCCACAAAATACGGACTGGGATATTACATCTACTACAACGGCAGCACGCTGTTGGATTATCCCGCCATGTACGCGGGCGTGATCGCCATGAGCGTGCTGGGACTTGGCATGTACTTCAGCGTGGATTGGCTGGAACGCAAATGGTGTGGGTGGAAGTTTGTGAGTTAG
- the cofD gene encoding 2-phospho-L-lactate transferase, translating to MKITALAGGVGGAKLAHGLAQILQPEDLTVIVNTGDDFEHLGLYICPDLDTVCYTLAGLANPETGWGRTNETWNTIANVEKLGGASWFRLGDQDIATHLERTHRLKEGQSLSQITMDFCKAWGIEHTVLPMSDSQVRTMVDTEEGELAFQEYFVHRRCEPRVKGFRFDGAEAAQPAPGVKEALEAADAIVICPSNPWVSVDPILRIIGKIEKTVVAVSPIIGGKTVKGPAAKMYAELGMQPSTVAVARHYRNILTGFVLDNTDLAMESDVNNLNVKTLVTDTLMNHLTDRTRLAKDVLHFIGSL from the coding sequence ATGAAAATCACAGCATTGGCTGGTGGCGTCGGCGGCGCAAAGCTGGCGCATGGACTTGCCCAAATATTGCAGCCTGAAGATTTAACGGTTATCGTCAACACAGGCGATGACTTTGAGCATCTCGGCTTGTATATTTGCCCCGACCTCGATACCGTCTGTTATACGCTGGCGGGTCTCGCCAACCCTGAAACAGGCTGGGGACGAACAAATGAAACATGGAACACGATCGCAAATGTGGAAAAACTCGGCGGTGCATCATGGTTTCGGCTTGGAGATCAGGACATCGCCACACATCTGGAACGGACACATCGATTGAAGGAGGGTCAATCGCTCTCACAGATTACGATGGATTTCTGCAAAGCGTGGGGAATTGAACATACCGTCCTGCCCATGTCCGATTCGCAGGTGCGGACGATGGTGGATACCGAGGAAGGCGAACTGGCATTTCAGGAATATTTTGTTCACAGGCGCTGTGAACCGCGGGTCAAAGGCTTTCGGTTTGACGGAGCCGAAGCTGCCCAACCAGCCCCCGGCGTGAAAGAAGCGCTTGAAGCAGCGGACGCAATTGTCATCTGCCCGTCCAATCCCTGGGTGAGCGTCGATCCGATCCTGCGCATCATCGGGAAAATAGAAAAAACCGTGGTTGCGGTATCCCCCATCATCGGCGGTAAAACGGTCAAGGGACCTGCCGCAAAGATGTACGCCGAGTTGGGCATGCAGCCTTCGACGGTGGCGGTGGCCAGACATTACCGCAACATTCTGACAGGTTTTGTGTTGGACAATACAGACTTAGCCATGGAATCTGATGTAAACAATTTAAACGTAAAAACATTGGTCACCGATACACTTATGAACCACCTTACAGATCGCACCCGGCTCGCAAAGGATGTGCTACACTTCATTGGGAGTTTATAA
- a CDS encoding nitroreductase family protein has translation MTNTNLHDFLRTRRSVRRFKTDPVPDSILRNLLHTATFAPSAHNRQPWRFIVLTTSPARENLSNAMAEEFQRDLEKDNLASDEIAKRVSKSRERIAGAPLVIILCLDMSEMDEYPDSRRKKAEYIIATQSVANAGMQLLLAAHAEGLGGVWVCSPVFAQETVQNALNISETWEPQAMFLLGYPAETPALRDRKKIQEVAIFQ, from the coding sequence TTGACCAACACTAACCTGCATGACTTCCTGCGGACTCGCCGCTCGGTCCGCCGCTTCAAAACAGACCCGGTGCCTGACTCCATTTTAAGGAACCTTCTCCACACCGCCACATTCGCCCCGTCCGCGCACAACCGCCAGCCCTGGCGCTTCATCGTTCTCACAACTTCGCCTGCCAGGGAAAATCTCTCCAACGCCATGGCGGAGGAATTTCAGCGCGACCTCGAAAAAGATAACCTCGCGTCCGATGAAATTGCAAAACGCGTCAGCAAATCCCGCGAACGGATCGCAGGCGCACCGCTGGTCATTATCCTCTGCCTCGACATGAGTGAAATGGACGAATATCCCGACAGCCGCCGTAAAAAAGCGGAATACATCATTGCCACGCAATCCGTTGCAAATGCCGGCATGCAGCTACTGCTCGCCGCACATGCCGAGGGACTGGGCGGCGTTTGGGTGTGCAGTCCCGTGTTCGCGCAGGAGACTGTGCAGAACGCATTGAACATTTCCGAAACATGGGAACCGCAAGCCATGTTCTTACTCGGCTATCCAGCCGAGACGCCCGCCTTGCGGGATAGAAAAAAAATACAGGAAGTCGCTATTTTTCAATGA
- a CDS encoding 1,4-dihydroxy-2-naphthoate polyprenyltransferase produces the protein MSETTINWGAWGLAIRPRTLSAAAAGVVMGCALAWRDGLFRFDASLACLLAALLLQIGSNLANDVFDFERGTDTPERLGPTRVTQAGLLTPREVKLGMGVVFGIAALIGLYLAYLGGLPIILIGIAAIISAIAYTGGPFPLGYYGLGDIFVFTFFGLASVAGTYYVQAGFVSPAAWWMTIPPGLLVTAILVVNNLRDLENDRKAGKHTLAVKFGEGATKIQYVLCILLAYLTLPLAAYLTIIPWASLLAWLSIPFAIQATRTVLTEKGRPLNSALASTGQAALFFSLLFWLGMLFQK, from the coding sequence GTGAGCGAGACTACGATCAACTGGGGGGCATGGGGCTTGGCGATCCGCCCGCGGACATTGTCTGCCGCGGCGGCAGGCGTCGTGATGGGATGCGCGCTGGCATGGCGGGATGGCTTATTCCGCTTCGACGCTTCGCTTGCCTGTCTGCTGGCTGCGTTGCTCCTGCAAATTGGCAGCAATCTTGCGAACGATGTGTTCGACTTCGAGCGCGGCACCGACACGCCTGAGCGGCTGGGACCGACGCGCGTGACGCAGGCGGGACTGCTCACGCCGCGTGAAGTAAAACTCGGCATGGGGGTGGTGTTTGGCATCGCGGCGTTGATCGGTTTGTATTTGGCGTATCTCGGCGGGCTGCCCATCATTTTGATCGGCATCGCGGCGATCATCTCCGCGATTGCCTACACAGGCGGACCGTTTCCGCTTGGCTATTATGGGCTCGGCGACATTTTTGTCTTTACCTTCTTTGGGCTTGCCTCGGTGGCAGGGACATATTATGTACAGGCGGGCTTTGTCTCTCCCGCCGCGTGGTGGATGACGATTCCGCCTGGGTTGCTCGTCACCGCGATTTTGGTGGTGAACAACCTGCGCGATTTGGAGAATGACCGCAAGGCGGGCAAGCACACACTGGCGGTGAAGTTCGGCGAAGGCGCGACAAAAATACAATATGTGCTTTGCATCCTTCTTGCGTATCTGACCCTGCCGCTTGCCGCCTACCTGACCATCATTCCGTGGGCATCTCTGCTGGCATGGCTCTCAATCCCCTTTGCTATTCAAGCGACGCGCACCGTCCTCACCGAAAAAGGACGCCCGCTCAACTCCGCACTCGCTTCCACAGGTCAAGCGGCGCTATTCTTCAGCCTGCTCTTCTGGCTGGGCATGTTATTCCAAAAGTGA
- the npdG gene encoding NADPH-dependent F420 reductase, producing the protein MNETQLLLSIAVLGGTGKEGKGLAYRWARAGYHVFIGSRAEEKAIAAAGELRGMLGEGTSVIGMSNPRAAKEANIIVLSVPYSAHRDTLESVKSELQGKILVDVTVPLVPPKVSTVQMPAAGSAAQEAREILGESVQVCAAFQNIAHEHLMDDGDVACDVLVTGTSKTAREEVLKLVEAAGLTGWDAGPIENSVVAEGLTSVLIGINKKYGSTHAGIKITGATK; encoded by the coding sequence ATGAACGAAACACAACTCTTATTATCCATTGCGGTACTGGGCGGCACGGGCAAGGAGGGCAAGGGACTCGCCTATCGCTGGGCACGTGCGGGCTATCACGTATTCATCGGTTCACGCGCCGAGGAAAAAGCCATTGCCGCCGCAGGCGAACTCAGGGGCATGCTTGGGGAGGGAACCTCCGTCATTGGAATGAGCAACCCCAGGGCGGCGAAGGAGGCCAATATCATTGTGTTGAGCGTGCCGTATTCGGCACACCGCGATACGCTTGAATCTGTCAAATCCGAATTGCAGGGAAAAATCCTTGTGGATGTGACCGTGCCGCTCGTGCCGCCGAAAGTCAGCACCGTGCAAATGCCAGCCGCCGGGTCTGCTGCGCAGGAAGCGAGGGAGATTCTCGGCGAGAGCGTGCAGGTTTGTGCAGCATTCCAGAATATTGCTCACGAGCATTTGATGGATGATGGCGATGTGGCATGCGATGTGCTGGTGACAGGCACAAGCAAAACTGCGCGCGAGGAAGTGCTCAAACTGGTGGAAGCCGCCGGGCTGACAGGCTGGGATGCCGGCCCAATTGAAAACTCAGTGGTGGCCGAAGGGCTGACAAGTGTACTGATCGGAATCAATAAAAAATACGGCTCGACCCATGCGGGCATCAAGATCACGGGAGCAACAAAGTAA
- the ssnA gene encoding putative aminohydrolase SsnA, with the protein MLITNANIITWESPNRILQNHAVYVEGSRIKEIGTTRVLTAKYPKAKTTDAHGQYVMPGNICAHTHFYGAFARGMAIPGPAPKDFPEILQKLWWPLDRSLDAEAVRYSALVCLVDAVKHGTTTLIDHHASPNFIDGSLDVIAEAVDKSGLRGVLCYEVTDRDGNEKANAGINENIRFLKRLSSEPHPRLAATFGLHASLTLSGATLQACRSAAPDGSGFHVHTAEHESDEYDSLTKSDMRVIDRLQKHNILGPNTITAHGVHFDAREMEILNETRTWLTHQPRSNMNNGVGVAQVESMMRLGINVCLGNDGFSNAMWEEWKTAYLLHKVHHRDPRRMGGYDVTQMAVYNNAALAGMFFPATPIGQIVPGAAADLIFVDYHPYTPLTDGNLPWHIIFGFQQSMVTSTMVAGKFAMKDRKLLTLDEEEIAARAREIAPRIWQRYEEEVAKISA; encoded by the coding sequence ATGTTAATTACAAATGCAAATATCATCACCTGGGAATCTCCCAATCGCATCCTGCAAAATCATGCCGTCTACGTGGAAGGCAGCCGCATCAAGGAGATCGGCACAACCAGGGTGTTGACCGCAAAATACCCAAAGGCAAAAACAACGGACGCGCACGGTCAATATGTGATGCCCGGCAATATCTGCGCGCACACCCATTTCTACGGTGCATTTGCGCGCGGCATGGCGATCCCCGGTCCCGCACCAAAGGACTTCCCCGAGATCCTGCAAAAGCTGTGGTGGCCCCTTGACCGTTCGCTGGACGCGGAGGCAGTCCGCTATTCTGCGCTCGTCTGCCTTGTGGATGCAGTCAAACATGGCACGACCACGCTTATTGACCATCATGCGTCACCGAATTTCATTGATGGTTCGCTGGACGTCATCGCCGAGGCTGTGGACAAAAGCGGACTGCGCGGTGTACTTTGCTATGAAGTGACCGACCGCGACGGGAACGAAAAAGCCAACGCAGGCATCAACGAGAACATTCGCTTCTTAAAACGACTCTCATCTGAACCCCATCCGCGTCTGGCCGCGACCTTTGGCCTGCACGCCAGCCTGACGCTTTCCGGCGCCACCCTGCAAGCCTGCCGCTCCGCCGCCCCCGATGGAAGCGGCTTCCACGTCCACACCGCCGAACATGAATCAGACGAATATGACAGCCTGACCAAGAGCGACATGCGTGTCATAGACCGATTGCAAAAGCACAATATTCTTGGGCCGAACACCATCACTGCGCATGGCGTCCATTTTGATGCGCGTGAGATGGAAATTTTGAATGAGACCAGGACCTGGCTCACCCATCAGCCGCGCTCCAACATGAACAACGGCGTTGGTGTTGCCCAGGTCGAATCCATGATGAGGCTGGGCATCAATGTCTGTCTGGGGAATGACGGGTTTTCGAATGCCATGTGGGAGGAATGGAAGACAGCCTACCTCCTGCACAAAGTCCATCACCGCGACCCGCGCCGCATGGGCGGATACGATGTGACACAAATGGCCGTCTATAACAATGCCGCGCTGGCCGGCATGTTCTTCCCCGCCACACCCATCGGACAGATCGTCCCCGGTGCAGCAGCAGACTTGATCTTCGTGGATTATCACCCCTACACTCCGCTGACAGACGGCAACCTGCCCTGGCACATCATCTTTGGTTTCCAGCAAAGCATGGTCACCTCAACCATGGTGGCGGGCAAATTTGCAATGAAGGACCGCAAACTGCTTACCCTGGACGAAGAGGAGATCGCCGCGCGAGCCAGGGAGATCGCACCGAGAATTTGGCAGAGATACGAAGAGGAAGTTGCGAAAATTTCAGCATAG
- a CDS encoding ABC transporter substrate-binding protein, which produces MKMRIATMAFGLALLLSACAPAAPTEVVTLKIAVLPIIDTLPMYVAQQEGLFEKHGVNVEFVPVASAPERDQILAAGQADGTINETLAVMLFNKEGVQMQAVRYALRPTENNGHFFIIASGKSGITDVNGLKGVEIGVSQGTVIEYVTERILQAEGFSADEIQTIAVPRIPDRMALLGSGELQAGVLPDPLAALVVGQGGVIVADDSNYPEYGFSIISFRKAAIDENPDAVRAFLAAIEEATDLLNAGPAKYKNVLSEQNLVPPPLLETYRAPVFPAADIPTEAEWNDALNWLKEKGALTKDISYTDSVNGSLLP; this is translated from the coding sequence ATGAAAATGCGAATCGCAACCATGGCTTTCGGGCTGGCGTTACTTTTGTCGGCCTGTGCCCCCGCCGCACCAACAGAAGTAGTGACGCTGAAGATCGCCGTCCTGCCGATCATTGATACGCTTCCCATGTACGTCGCGCAGCAGGAAGGTTTGTTCGAGAAACACGGCGTGAATGTGGAATTTGTCCCTGTTGCCTCCGCGCCTGAACGCGATCAAATTCTCGCCGCAGGTCAGGCGGATGGAACCATCAACGAAACGCTGGCGGTGATGCTGTTCAACAAAGAGGGCGTACAAATGCAGGCGGTGCGCTACGCACTGCGTCCCACCGAAAACAACGGTCACTTTTTCATCATCGCATCGGGCAAAAGCGGCATCACCGATGTAAACGGCTTGAAGGGCGTGGAGATTGGCGTATCGCAAGGCACGGTTATCGAATATGTCACCGAGCGCATCTTGCAAGCCGAAGGGTTCAGCGCGGATGAGATTCAAACCATCGCCGTGCCGCGCATCCCCGACCGCATGGCACTGCTGGGTTCGGGCGAATTGCAGGCGGGCGTGCTGCCCGATCCGCTCGCCGCGCTCGTGGTCGGTCAGGGCGGTGTGATCGTCGCAGATGATTCCAATTATCCCGAATACGGCTTCAGCATCATCTCGTTCCGCAAGGCGGCCATCGACGAGAACCCCGACGCGGTGCGGGCTTTCCTCGCCGCCATCGAAGAAGCCACGGACCTGCTCAATGCCGGCCCCGCCAAATACAAGAACGTGCTGAGCGAGCAAAACCTTGTGCCGCCGCCCCTTCTTGAAACCTATCGCGCGCCCGTCTTCCCCGCCGCTGATATACCCACCGAAGCGGAGTGGAACGATGCCCTGAATTGGTTGAAGGAAAAAGGCGCGTTGACCAAGGATATCTCCTACACAGACTCTGTGAACGGCTCGCTTCTTCCCTAA
- the cofE gene encoding coenzyme F420-0:L-glutamate ligase, producing the protein MSLTLIPLKNIPLIRRDDNLADILLNSLPETGLELREDDIFVLAQKIVSKAEGRMVHLGTVDPSQRALELGGRTEKDPRLVELMLRESNEVVRFRKGVIVVEHKLGFICANAGIDHSNVMTETGDRDDLVLLLPENPDRSAKLIREEIRRKTNKNIGIMIIDSHGRAWRNGTVGICIGLSGIPAVVDERGWKDLFGYILKATIVGVADELAAAASLVMGQAAEGTPVVHVRGFPYPLREGSLGELTRPKDQDMFR; encoded by the coding sequence ATGTCCCTCACACTCATTCCGCTAAAAAACATTCCTCTCATCCGCCGAGACGACAACTTGGCGGATATTCTTCTTAATTCATTACCAGAAACCGGCTTGGAATTGCGCGAGGATGACATCTTCGTCCTCGCGCAAAAGATCGTCAGCAAAGCCGAGGGACGCATGGTGCATCTCGGCACGGTGGATCCGTCCCAACGCGCACTCGAACTTGGCGGGCGGACTGAAAAAGATCCGCGTCTCGTGGAACTCATGCTGCGCGAAAGCAATGAAGTGGTGCGCTTTCGTAAAGGCGTTATCGTCGTGGAGCATAAACTTGGATTCATCTGCGCGAATGCAGGCATTGACCATTCCAACGTAATGACCGAGACCGGCGACAGGGATGATCTTGTTCTTCTTCTTCCGGAAAATCCCGATCGATCCGCAAAACTGATCCGCGAAGAGATCCGGCGGAAAACAAATAAAAACATCGGTATCATGATCATCGACTCGCATGGGCGCGCCTGGCGCAACGGCACGGTCGGCATTTGCATCGGCTTGAGCGGCATCCCGGCCGTGGTGGATGAACGCGGCTGGAAGGACCTCTTCGGCTACATCCTCAAAGCCACCATTGTCGGCGTGGCGGACGAACTCGCCGCCGCCGCATCCCTCGTTATGGGGCAGGCCGCTGAAGGCACGCCCGTGGTGCACGTGCGCGGGTTCCCGTATCCGCTTCGGGAGGGTTCGCTCGGAGAACTCACCCGCCCAAAAGATCAGGATATGTTCCGCTGA